Proteins found in one Herbiconiux sp. A18JL235 genomic segment:
- the uvrA gene encoding excinuclease ABC subunit UvrA, producing MAEPRHGSTGKLSVHGARVHNLRDVDIEIPRDSLVVFTGLSGSGKSSLAFDTIFAEGQRRYVESLSAYARQFLGQVDRPDVDFIEGLSPAVSIDQKSTNRNPRSTVGTITEIYDYMRLLWARIGVAHCPICGERIAAQTVQQIADQLMELENGIRYQILSPVVSQKKGEFVDLFKELSAGGYSRAVVDGELVQLSDPPKLKKQYKHDISVVVDRLVAGPDILGRLTDSLETALRLTDGIVQINYVDENGPEAWQTFSEKLSCPNQHPIQLTEIEPRTFSFNAPFGACPECSGLGTRMSVDPDLLLGDEDLSINEGVIVPWTTQGKGLFQYYEKLLDGLARDLKFSLDTPWKKLPANVQEAILRGNNFEVKVKWKNRYGREMSYTSGFEGVMPYIERQFLQAESDSQRVRWGEYLREVPCPVCDGKRLKPEVLAVTVNDLSIADVAELSLGDAQSFMGTLVLSEREAMIAAQVLREIRARLDFLIEVGLSYLDLARSAGSLSGGEAQRIRLATQIGSGLTGVLYVLDEPSIGLHQRDNRRLIETLVKLKNLGNTLIVVEHDEDTIRTADWIVDIGPGAGVNGGTVVHSGEYDELLSNTDSLTGDYLSGRKAIEVPSKRRPLDRKRMISVQGAEANNLKSVSADFPLGVLTAVTGVSGSGKSSLVNDILYRVLANQLNGARKLPGKHKRVTGLENLDKVVHVDQAPIGRTPRSNPATYTGVFDRIRTLFSETAEAKARGYLPGRFSFNVKGGRCEACSGDGTIKIEMNFLPDVYVACEVCGGARYNRDTLSVHYKGKNIAEVLDMPISEAAEFFEPISAIHRFLKTLVEVGLGYVRLGQSATTLSGGEAQRVKLATELQRRSNGRSIYVLDEPTTGLHFEDVRKLLLVLNSLVDKGNTVIVIEHNLDVIKSADWLIDLGPEGGAGGGTIIGTGTPEKLATIEASHTGRFLREILPAPTKR from the coding sequence GAAAGCTGAGCGTGCACGGTGCCCGCGTGCACAATCTGCGTGACGTCGACATCGAAATCCCGCGCGACTCGCTCGTGGTCTTCACGGGCCTGTCGGGTTCGGGCAAGTCGAGTCTCGCGTTCGACACGATCTTCGCCGAGGGCCAGCGACGCTACGTCGAGAGCCTCTCGGCCTACGCCCGCCAGTTCCTGGGGCAGGTCGACCGTCCCGACGTCGACTTCATCGAGGGGCTGAGCCCCGCGGTCTCGATCGACCAGAAGTCGACCAACCGCAACCCACGCTCCACCGTCGGCACCATCACCGAGATCTACGACTACATGCGCCTGCTCTGGGCACGCATCGGCGTCGCCCACTGCCCCATCTGCGGTGAGCGGATCGCGGCCCAGACGGTGCAGCAGATCGCCGACCAGCTGATGGAGCTCGAGAACGGCATCCGCTACCAGATCCTCAGCCCGGTCGTGTCGCAGAAGAAGGGCGAGTTCGTCGACCTCTTCAAAGAGCTCAGCGCCGGTGGCTACTCCCGCGCCGTGGTCGACGGCGAGCTCGTGCAGCTCTCCGACCCGCCGAAGCTCAAGAAGCAGTACAAGCACGACATCTCGGTCGTCGTCGACCGCCTCGTCGCCGGCCCCGACATCCTCGGCCGGCTCACCGACTCGCTCGAGACCGCCCTCCGCCTCACCGACGGCATCGTGCAGATCAACTACGTCGACGAGAACGGCCCCGAGGCCTGGCAGACCTTCTCCGAGAAGCTCAGCTGCCCCAACCAGCACCCGATCCAGCTCACCGAGATCGAGCCGCGCACCTTCTCGTTCAACGCTCCCTTCGGCGCCTGCCCCGAGTGCTCCGGCCTCGGCACCCGCATGTCGGTCGACCCCGATCTGCTGCTCGGCGACGAAGACCTGAGCATCAACGAAGGCGTCATCGTCCCCTGGACCACTCAGGGCAAGGGCCTGTTCCAGTACTACGAGAAACTCCTCGACGGTCTCGCCCGCGACCTGAAGTTCTCCCTCGACACGCCGTGGAAGAAGCTGCCCGCGAACGTGCAGGAGGCGATCCTCCGCGGCAACAACTTCGAGGTCAAGGTCAAGTGGAAGAACCGCTACGGCCGCGAGATGAGCTACACCTCGGGCTTCGAGGGCGTCATGCCCTACATCGAGCGGCAGTTCCTGCAGGCCGAGAGCGACTCGCAGCGCGTGCGCTGGGGAGAGTACCTGCGCGAGGTGCCGTGCCCCGTCTGCGACGGCAAGCGCCTGAAGCCCGAGGTGCTCGCGGTCACCGTCAACGACCTCAGCATCGCCGACGTCGCAGAGCTCAGCCTCGGCGACGCCCAGAGCTTCATGGGCACCCTGGTGCTGAGCGAGCGCGAGGCGATGATCGCGGCGCAGGTGCTCCGCGAGATCCGCGCGCGACTCGACTTCCTCATCGAGGTCGGCCTGAGCTACCTCGACCTGGCCCGCTCGGCGGGCTCGCTGTCGGGAGGGGAGGCACAGCGCATCCGCCTCGCCACCCAGATCGGCTCCGGCCTCACCGGCGTGCTCTATGTGCTCGACGAACCGTCGATCGGTCTCCACCAGCGCGACAACCGACGGCTCATCGAGACGCTCGTGAAGCTCAAGAACCTCGGCAACACCCTCATCGTCGTCGAGCACGACGAAGACACCATCCGCACCGCCGACTGGATCGTCGACATCGGCCCCGGGGCCGGCGTCAACGGCGGTACCGTCGTGCACTCCGGCGAGTACGACGAGCTCCTGTCGAACACCGACTCGCTCACCGGCGACTACCTCTCGGGCCGCAAGGCCATCGAGGTGCCCTCGAAGCGCCGGCCCCTCGACCGCAAGCGGATGATCTCGGTGCAGGGAGCGGAGGCCAACAACCTCAAGAGCGTCTCGGCCGACTTCCCGCTCGGCGTGCTCACCGCGGTCACCGGCGTGAGCGGCTCGGGCAAGTCGTCGCTCGTCAACGACATCCTCTACCGGGTGCTCGCCAACCAGCTCAACGGCGCCCGCAAGCTCCCCGGCAAGCACAAGCGCGTCACCGGCCTCGAGAATCTCGACAAGGTGGTGCACGTCGACCAGGCGCCCATCGGGCGTACCCCTCGCTCGAACCCGGCGACCTACACGGGGGTGTTCGACCGCATCCGCACACTCTTCTCCGAGACCGCCGAGGCCAAGGCCCGCGGCTACCTGCCCGGTCGATTCAGCTTCAACGTCAAGGGAGGCCGCTGCGAGGCCTGCTCGGGCGACGGCACCATCAAGATCGAGATGAACTTCCTGCCCGATGTCTACGTGGCGTGCGAAGTGTGCGGGGGAGCGCGTTACAACCGCGACACCCTCAGCGTGCACTACAAGGGCAAGAACATCGCCGAGGTGCTCGACATGCCGATCTCCGAGGCGGCCGAGTTCTTCGAGCCCATCTCGGCGATCCACCGCTTCTTGAAGACGCTGGTCGAGGTCGGGCTCGGCTACGTGCGCCTCGGGCAGAGCGCCACCACCCTCTCGGGCGGTGAGGCGCAGCGCGTCAAACTCGCCACCGAGCTGCAGCGCCGCTCCAACGGCCGCAGCATCTACGTGCTCGACGAGCCCACCACCGGGCTCCACTTCGAAGACGTGCGCAAGCTCCTCCTCGTGCTCAACAGCCTCGTCGACAAGGGCAACACGGTCATCGTCATCGAGCACAACCTCGACGTCATCAAGTCGGCCGACTGGCTGATCGACCTGGGCCCCGAGGGAGGAGCGGGCGGCGGCACCATCATCGGCACCGGCACCCCCGAGAAGCTCGCCACCATCGAGGCGAGCCACACCGGGCGTTTCCTCCGCGAGATCCTCCCCGCGCCCACGAAGCGATGA
- a CDS encoding plasmid pRiA4b ORF-3 family protein, whose protein sequence is MPKKRKGGTPGGGGASRGGGSGASPRGAAGGAAVTATLLQFGRWYQRHLDDSGSAPGDGHASGDDIRAMLTTLFDLSGGRLRSPRAEVLETLLDRVEDDDGLWPRLPEVLDALEHYLDFAVESGSWDASDDEIDASDEVLAVASESAGGMLVTLIEAMDDVDDVEPVNERVALQAFAAGGGTAEGVADYIDAALAEVTDLAAERVLGLLCVAALPELLPGRSTERIVAMLDVAVGAGDAERRDADAATHAVLERFESDGLLRAGAVAGSDEQRLEAAPGLRGVLADAVVDIADARGLLGNPHAPGSGLVVTATVIGAGASSEPSVWRRLVFAADTDLGGVHLAVQLAFEWDDEHPHRFRVEETDELFLSVGARGGESRSWGGAPGIGAPGVGAPGIGVGDELPEGAEDELEVQLGELLVEPGDELDYEYDGDDVIEGGGSSGVRVRIRLEEVLEPDAQLVLPRCVASSGEQPVEEIDGLLTPLRLR, encoded by the coding sequence ATGCCGAAGAAGCGCAAGGGCGGAACGCCGGGCGGCGGGGGCGCGTCGCGGGGCGGGGGCTCCGGGGCCTCGCCCCGCGGTGCGGCCGGCGGCGCTGCCGTCACCGCGACGCTGCTGCAGTTCGGGCGGTGGTACCAGCGCCACCTCGACGACAGCGGGTCGGCGCCGGGCGACGGCCACGCATCCGGTGACGACATCCGGGCGATGCTCACCACGCTGTTCGACCTGAGCGGCGGCCGCCTGCGCAGCCCGCGGGCCGAGGTGCTCGAGACGCTGCTCGACCGGGTGGAGGACGACGACGGGCTCTGGCCGCGCCTGCCCGAGGTGCTCGACGCGCTCGAGCACTACCTCGACTTCGCCGTGGAGAGCGGCAGCTGGGACGCGAGCGACGACGAGATCGACGCCAGCGACGAGGTGCTCGCCGTGGCATCGGAGTCGGCGGGCGGGATGCTCGTGACCCTGATCGAGGCGATGGACGACGTCGACGACGTCGAGCCGGTGAACGAGCGGGTGGCGCTTCAGGCCTTCGCGGCAGGTGGCGGCACCGCCGAAGGGGTCGCCGACTACATCGACGCCGCCCTGGCCGAGGTGACCGATCTCGCGGCCGAGCGGGTTCTCGGGCTGCTCTGCGTGGCGGCCCTGCCGGAGCTCCTCCCGGGTCGCTCGACGGAGCGCATCGTGGCCATGCTCGACGTCGCCGTCGGAGCGGGCGACGCCGAACGGCGCGACGCCGACGCCGCCACGCACGCGGTGCTCGAGCGGTTCGAGAGCGACGGGCTGCTGCGGGCGGGTGCGGTGGCGGGGAGCGACGAGCAGCGGCTCGAGGCGGCGCCTGGGCTGCGCGGAGTGCTCGCCGACGCGGTCGTCGACATCGCCGATGCCCGCGGGCTGCTCGGCAACCCGCACGCGCCCGGGTCGGGGCTCGTCGTGACCGCTACCGTGATCGGGGCTGGGGCGTCTTCGGAGCCGTCGGTGTGGCGTCGGCTGGTGTTCGCCGCCGACACCGATCTGGGCGGGGTGCACCTCGCGGTGCAGCTGGCGTTCGAGTGGGACGACGAGCATCCGCACCGGTTCAGGGTGGAGGAGACGGATGAGCTGTTCCTCTCGGTCGGGGCGCGCGGCGGGGAGTCGCGGTCGTGGGGCGGTGCGCCGGGGATCGGTGCGCCGGGGGTCGGTGCGCCGGGGATCGGTGTCGGCGACGAACTCCCCGAGGGTGCCGAGGACGAGCTGGAGGTGCAGCTCGGCGAGCTGCTGGTGGAGCCTGGCGACGAGCTCGACTACGAGTACGACGGTGACGACGTGATCGAGGGGGGCGGGTCTTCGGGCGTGCGGGTGCGCATCCGGCTCGAGGAGGTGCTCGAACCGGATGCTCAACTGGTGCTGCCCCGGTGCGTCGCGTCGTCGGGTGAGCAGCCCGTCGAGGAGATCGACGGGCTGCTCACGCCGCTGCGCTTGAGGTGA